In the Shewanella sp. OMA3-2 genome, one interval contains:
- a CDS encoding phosphoribosyltransferase: MTDKHFISAQQLLEDSFRLAAQVYQSGFRPQFIVGIWRGGAPIGIAVQEYFDFKKVETDHIAVRTSSYYGIGTDKQDKNIKVHGLHYIIENANATDGLLIVDDVFDSGRSIDALIGKLQKFMRLNIPADIRIACPYYKPNNTKVSLKPDYFIHESDEWLVFPHEVKGLSPDEIANGKADLKNIQDLFI; this comes from the coding sequence ATGACCGACAAACACTTTATAAGCGCACAACAATTACTTGAAGATTCATTCCGTTTAGCAGCACAGGTATATCAATCTGGCTTTAGACCACAATTTATTGTCGGTATATGGCGAGGTGGTGCACCTATAGGGATTGCGGTGCAAGAATATTTTGATTTCAAAAAAGTGGAAACAGACCATATTGCCGTTCGTACCTCATCTTATTATGGTATAGGAACCGACAAGCAAGATAAGAACATTAAAGTGCATGGCTTGCATTATATTATTGAAAATGCCAACGCCACAGATGGCTTATTAATTGTTGATGATGTATTTGATTCTGGCCGTAGTATCGATGCACTAATCGGTAAGTTGCAGAAGTTTATGCGATTAAATATTCCAGCTGATATCCGTATCGCCTGTCCTTATTACAAGCCAAACAACACCAAAGTGTCCTTAAAACCAGACTATTTTATCCATGAGTCTGACGAGTGGTTAGTGTTTCCACATGAAGTCAAAGGTCTTAGTCCAGACGAAATTGCCAACGGCAAAGCTGATTTGAAAAACATCCAAGATTTATTTATCTAA
- a CDS encoding DNA-J related domain-containing protein, whose protein sequence is MLFEKRSTEPSLEAPSSSMTAEKGDNPLIWPLLSVLQSSNHSWKVHHLASELQNKGLMHGLDPVPEKDLFKRNFLLMNALYELQDILLPKQWLQVKAMDIQLFRIVPGNADLLHRQDAALRDYYLDWKNYDTSINVVREMLESFWNCYQEYIGVNIQLMNKGHALKVFELDDSASNKDIRRQWKKLALKWHPDRDQGNAERFKEVCEAWQTLREKSLVA, encoded by the coding sequence ATGTTATTCGAGAAACGTTCAACAGAGCCTAGCTTAGAGGCGCCATCGTCATCGATGACTGCTGAAAAAGGTGATAACCCGCTTATTTGGCCACTGTTAAGTGTGTTGCAGTCCTCAAATCACAGCTGGAAAGTGCATCATTTAGCCAGTGAATTACAAAATAAAGGCCTAATGCACGGTTTAGATCCAGTACCAGAAAAAGATCTGTTTAAACGTAATTTTCTATTAATGAATGCCTTGTATGAGTTACAAGATATTTTGCTGCCCAAACAATGGTTACAAGTAAAGGCTATGGACATTCAGTTGTTTAGAATTGTTCCAGGTAATGCAGACTTATTACACCGCCAAGACGCTGCGCTACGGGATTATTATTTAGACTGGAAAAATTACGATACTAGCATCAATGTTGTCCGTGAAATGTTGGAGTCATTCTGGAACTGCTACCAAGAATATATTGGTGTAAACATACAATTAATGAATAAAGGCCATGCCTTAAAAGTATTCGAGTTAGATGATAGTGCATCAAACAAAGACATTAGAAGACAGTGGAAAAAGCTCGCGTTAAAATGGCATCCAGATCGAGACCAAGGCAATGCCGAACGTTTTAAAGAAGTTTGTGAAGCATGGCAAACATTGCGTGAAAAAAGCCTAGTGGCCTGA
- a CDS encoding thiol:disulfide interchange protein DsbA/DsbL — protein sequence MFKHFALATSLMTMLIISLIFTPFNSFAAPFIEGKHYTQISNNMVPSQPKVTEFFSFYCHNCFNMETKYLPEIKAGLDKQVTFDTKHVDFMNSDLGTEVMRSLAVIHSQNNQQALKVAMFGAIQGNENDGGHDHSAHGDKHESQVNSRDDIKKVFAQFGIDAAKYDELADSTDTDKKLSLWRQQQVVYRVQSVPTFIVNDKYAINMDEMRSLDDIINVMNYLALQK from the coding sequence ATGTTTAAACATTTCGCATTAGCCACCAGCTTAATGACCATGCTCATTATTTCTTTAATTTTTACCCCTTTTAACAGTTTCGCCGCCCCATTTATTGAAGGTAAACATTACACGCAAATTTCCAATAACATGGTGCCAAGCCAACCCAAAGTGACCGAGTTTTTCTCTTTTTATTGTCATAACTGCTTCAATATGGAAACCAAGTATTTACCAGAGATTAAAGCGGGTTTAGATAAACAAGTGACATTTGACACCAAGCATGTTGATTTTATGAACAGTGATTTAGGTACTGAGGTTATGCGCTCATTAGCCGTGATCCACAGCCAAAATAATCAACAAGCGTTAAAGGTGGCGATGTTCGGTGCCATTCAAGGTAACGAAAATGATGGCGGTCATGATCACAGTGCTCACGGTGATAAGCACGAGTCACAGGTTAATAGCCGAGATGACATTAAAAAAGTGTTCGCCCAGTTTGGTATTGATGCCGCTAAATATGATGAACTAGCTGACAGTACTGATACCGACAAGAAGTTAAGTCTATGGCGCCAACAGCAGGTGGTATACCGAGTTCAAAGCGTACCGACTTTTATCGTCAATGATAAATATGCCATTAATATGGACGAAATGCGCAGCCTTGATGACATAATCAATGTGATGAACTACTTAGCATTACAGAAATAA
- a CDS encoding cytochrome b/b6 domain-containing protein: protein MTLKLIWQKIAAKLHALVLVMSVILVCTSPWVLMGRQLSENAGFWSLFHVYGGLITACLALLFAIKICFKGQWRQFFPWLLLDFNPLKIDLVGIVKGRTPMSGGKGLLSIVEGIGIILLLLVAVTGVIWYFVDLGDALTWRSYHQIFAQCFIGFMIIHLLLGLLHIKDFFD, encoded by the coding sequence ATGACACTAAAGCTGATATGGCAAAAAATTGCTGCTAAGTTACATGCGTTGGTACTCGTTATGTCGGTCATATTAGTGTGCACGAGTCCTTGGGTGTTAATGGGACGGCAATTAAGTGAAAATGCCGGTTTTTGGAGCCTATTTCATGTATATGGCGGCCTTATTACCGCATGTTTAGCGTTATTGTTTGCCATAAAAATCTGTTTTAAAGGTCAATGGCGACAGTTCTTTCCCTGGTTACTGCTGGACTTTAACCCACTTAAAATCGATTTAGTGGGTATTGTTAAAGGTAGAACACCTATGTCAGGGGGTAAGGGACTGCTGAGTATTGTGGAAGGAATAGGCATCATCTTACTTTTGCTGGTGGCTGTAACTGGCGTGATTTGGTACTTTGTTGACTTAGGTGATGCCCTAACATGGCGCAGCTATCATCAAATATTTGCTCAATGCTTTATCGGTTTTATGATTATTCATCTGCTATTAGGGTTACTGCATATTAAGGATTTTTTTGATTAG
- the hemG gene encoding menaquinone-dependent protoporphyrinogen IX dehydrogenase codes for MTQILLIYSSVHGQTRKICEYIKQKVHQADQAEHYVTLAALDDVDDLSGFDSIYIGASIRHGKHRPALYEFIQQHQVELETKPSGFFSVSLVARKPNKNTPETNAYMQAFLQKILWQPALLQTFAGNLDYQGYGVMDRHIIRFIMWITKGPTDLNTKVEYTDWQKVDDFIAKMIEA; via the coding sequence ATGACTCAAATTCTGCTTATTTACTCTAGCGTACATGGACAAACCCGCAAAATATGCGAGTACATTAAACAAAAAGTACATCAAGCAGATCAAGCTGAACACTATGTGACCTTAGCTGCTTTGGACGATGTAGATGATTTATCTGGATTTGATAGCATTTATATTGGTGCAAGCATTCGACACGGTAAGCATCGACCCGCGTTATATGAGTTTATTCAGCAGCATCAGGTCGAATTAGAAACTAAGCCTAGCGGTTTTTTTTCGGTTAGTTTAGTGGCTCGTAAACCGAATAAAAACACTCCAGAAACCAATGCCTATATGCAGGCCTTTTTACAAAAAATTTTATGGCAACCCGCTTTGTTGCAAACCTTTGCTGGTAATTTAGATTACCAAGGTTATGGCGTAATGGATCGCCACATTATTCGATTTATTATGTGGATAACCAAAGGCCCAACCGACCTTAATACCAAGGTTGAATACACAGATTGGCAAAAGGTGGATGACTTTATCGCTAAAATGATTGAGGCCTAA
- a CDS encoding di-heme oxidoredictase family protein, which translates to MMKITLKLYGLISVMMTATILVGCGGSGEETATETIPEPPVITYPSYTDIIASGGDTTTFDASNSGHGFSTPAPNLTAAELALHLEGDVNFETSFTTAPNSEHPELDGLGPVFNNADCNSCHQRDGRNSTPFLAANETRVKLGSAAGIFLRISKAPDEVCTEGTAQNNYCAPVTVPDFGDQLFHRGVLKARPDWQQNAFVGQADVYLSYQRSEITYADGKTVTLKKPLFDVENPYDAPGETKQSANVTSNLLQDDVLMGWRNGMPVFGLGLLEAIPEADILANVDVNDADGDGVSGRANWVFDAVKARDGVAPPVSLGRFGWKANTPSVRVQSLGALRGDIGVTNPLFPDESIAGTSLHDDYLTRTGFVDTGSDENGEPEADAAFSDSVTFYAETLAVPARRNIGNSNVRQGARLFEQLNCTGCHTPTFTTKTAGDIGGEPMSDSLKGQTIYPFSDMLLHDMGEGLADGRPDFLASGNEWRTRPLWGIGLTQTVNPQAGFLHDGRAATLEEAILWHGGEAKKSQQGFMALTQNERDQVVAFLMSL; encoded by the coding sequence ATGATGAAAATAACACTTAAGCTTTATGGGTTAATATCAGTAATGATGACAGCAACTATTTTAGTCGGCTGTGGTGGAAGTGGTGAAGAAACTGCCACTGAAACAATACCTGAGCCGCCAGTCATTACTTACCCAAGTTATACCGATATAATTGCCTCAGGTGGCGATACCACTACCTTTGATGCCAGTAATTCTGGTCATGGTTTTTCTACCCCCGCGCCAAATTTAACTGCCGCCGAACTGGCATTACATTTAGAGGGCGATGTTAATTTTGAAACCTCTTTTACCACAGCGCCTAATAGCGAACATCCTGAGTTAGATGGCCTAGGCCCAGTATTTAATAATGCCGATTGTAACTCTTGCCATCAACGCGATGGCCGTAACTCAACGCCATTTTTAGCCGCCAATGAAACCCGCGTTAAGTTAGGCTCAGCCGCGGGGATATTTTTACGCATTAGTAAGGCACCTGATGAGGTGTGCACTGAAGGTACAGCGCAGAATAATTATTGTGCCCCAGTAACGGTACCCGATTTTGGCGACCAGCTATTTCATCGTGGTGTACTGAAAGCCCGTCCTGATTGGCAGCAAAATGCTTTTGTTGGCCAAGCTGACGTATATTTGTCTTATCAGCGCAGCGAAATAACCTATGCTGATGGTAAAACCGTTACCCTTAAAAAGCCTTTGTTTGATGTTGAAAACCCTTACGATGCACCGGGTGAAACCAAACAAAGCGCTAATGTTACCTCTAATTTATTGCAAGATGACGTATTAATGGGATGGCGAAATGGTATGCCAGTATTTGGCTTAGGCTTATTAGAAGCCATACCAGAAGCGGATATTCTAGCCAATGTTGATGTCAATGATGCAGATGGCGACGGGGTATCTGGCCGTGCTAACTGGGTATTTGATGCAGTAAAAGCCCGAGATGGTGTCGCACCTCCAGTATCGCTAGGCCGTTTTGGCTGGAAAGCCAACACCCCAAGTGTACGCGTGCAATCACTTGGCGCACTACGGGGCGATATTGGTGTTACTAACCCACTATTTCCCGACGAAAGTATCGCAGGCACCAGTTTACATGATGACTATTTAACCCGTACTGGTTTTGTTGATACGGGCAGTGACGAAAATGGTGAGCCAGAAGCCGATGCGGCGTTCAGTGATTCCGTCACTTTTTATGCAGAAACCCTAGCGGTGCCAGCCAGACGCAATATAGGTAACAGCAATGTTCGTCAAGGAGCACGTTTGTTTGAACAGCTGAATTGTACTGGTTGTCATACCCCTACATTTACCACCAAAACCGCAGGCGATATTGGCGGTGAACCTATGAGCGACAGCTTAAAAGGTCAAACAATATATCCGTTCAGTGACATGCTATTACATGACATGGGCGAAGGGCTCGCTGATGGTCGTCCAGATTTTTTAGCTAGCGGTAATGAATGGCGTACACGTCCTTTATGGGGCATAGGCCTAACTCAAACGGTTAATCCACAAGCCGGATTTTTACATGATGGCCGAGCGGCAACATTAGAAGAAGCTATTTTATGGCATGGCGGCGAAGCTAAAAAAAGCCAGCAAGGGTTTATGGCGCTAACTCAAAATGAGCGTGATCAGGTAGTGGCATTTTTAATGTCGTTATAA
- a CDS encoding imelysin family protein, which produces MKFKYSAIAFSLIMGLSACGGSGSDDAAPIVPDDSFSFVATEMITNLTDEVIVDGYADLASKGEALFNATQSLINSTAQADLTAAQAAWKAARQPWEQGESHIFGLVDSLSIDPHLDSWPLNTTDLQTQLNSAVGFDADTIKGWNDDVQGFHTMEYLLFGDGVNNNTKAIAELTTREREYLVALAEVFRDYTKQLDDAWQISHNPQDANALPYAELLKQPGTSTNTIYSSQLAVIEELINGMIGIVDEVGNGKIADPFGDSMTTADTSKVESQYSWNSLTDFSNNIIGVRNVYQGEYTGSADKQGLIDFVAAANTALATRIGSEIDDAILKIQAIKGSSDMPFRQAILDVEGRKRVQVAVDALSKLQASLESDMLPLLSDWKAS; this is translated from the coding sequence ATGAAATTTAAATATTCAGCTATCGCTTTTTCATTAATCATGGGGCTATCTGCTTGTGGCGGTTCAGGCTCAGACGATGCAGCGCCAATCGTACCAGATGATAGTTTTTCATTTGTGGCGACTGAAATGATCACCAACTTAACCGATGAGGTTATTGTTGACGGTTATGCTGATTTAGCCAGTAAAGGTGAAGCATTATTCAATGCGACTCAAAGTTTAATTAACTCAACCGCTCAAGCTGATTTAACCGCAGCACAAGCAGCCTGGAAAGCGGCACGTCAGCCATGGGAGCAAGGTGAGTCGCATATTTTTGGCCTGGTGGATTCGTTAAGTATTGATCCGCATTTAGACAGCTGGCCTTTAAATACTACTGATCTACAAACCCAGCTAAACAGTGCGGTCGGCTTTGATGCTGACACCATTAAAGGCTGGAACGATGATGTGCAAGGTTTCCATACAATGGAATACCTATTATTTGGTGATGGCGTTAACAATAATACTAAAGCAATTGCCGAGTTAACTACCCGTGAACGTGAGTATTTAGTGGCCTTAGCGGAAGTATTTCGGGACTACACTAAGCAACTTGATGATGCATGGCAAATTAGCCATAACCCACAAGATGCTAACGCCCTGCCGTATGCTGAGCTATTAAAGCAACCAGGCACCAGCACTAATACTATTTACTCCTCACAACTTGCGGTTATTGAAGAATTAATCAATGGCATGATTGGTATTGTTGATGAAGTCGGTAACGGTAAAATTGCCGATCCATTTGGTGACTCAATGACCACTGCTGATACCTCTAAAGTAGAATCGCAATATTCTTGGAATTCATTAACAGACTTTTCAAATAACATCATTGGCGTACGTAATGTCTACCAGGGCGAATATACCGGCAGTGCAGACAAGCAAGGTCTAATTGATTTTGTTGCCGCTGCAAATACTGCTTTAGCGACTCGTATTGGCAGTGAAATTGATGATGCTATCTTAAAAATTCAAGCGATTAAAGGCAGTAGCGATATGCCATTTCGTCAGGCTATTTTAGATGTAGAAGGTCGTAAACGTGTGCAAGTGGCCGTTGATGCATTAAGTAAGCTGCAAGCCTCGCTAGAATCGGACATGTTACCTTTATTGTCAGATTGGAAAGCAAGCTAA
- a CDS encoding OprO/OprP family phosphate-selective porin — protein sequence MNSKISLLAMTLASVIGLGAAANANAANETDALAKAIAKQEAEIATLKQQLNKLTQLQVQSDQQQVERNALAIKIDKVADDVASAQNRYNRFSFKSYGTANYTSDEYFDNVQDTTPERRNRFDLERIVTEFGYQFTDEWSMEVEIEYEHGGTGASLAYDGFDEFGEFESEIEAGGEVVVEKAEIRYRPSKAFGVKFGNIHLPIGLTSTLHKPNQYLTVLRHKSEAAMLPAVWNENGIGVYGEISDFHYQAQVVSGLNSEYFRTYDWAASGHQKRFEHVNGDDLAFAGRLDYGNFKTGSAVGVAYYYGNTSGNRHKSNKLDVDGAMSIVSVAGAFVEGPWILRGQYLYGTLDNSDAITQANKTTPGLRPGNFAQLGSESQSFFVEAGVKLDSWINVPITAFANIDYSNPLMAVETGTATKRFENTWSSVGINYFPIPEIVIKAEGGLHQVAVASIPDTHFFALGVGYQFSL from the coding sequence ATGAATAGCAAAATCTCATTATTGGCGATGACTTTAGCGAGTGTTATCGGCTTAGGTGCTGCAGCGAACGCAAATGCGGCTAATGAAACCGATGCACTCGCTAAAGCGATTGCAAAACAAGAAGCTGAAATTGCAACGTTAAAGCAACAGTTAAACAAGTTAACCCAGCTGCAGGTTCAGTCAGACCAGCAACAGGTTGAGCGCAATGCTTTAGCGATTAAGATTGATAAAGTAGCAGATGATGTTGCTAGCGCCCAGAACCGTTATAACCGCTTTAGTTTTAAATCTTACGGTACTGCTAACTACACCAGTGATGAATATTTCGATAATGTTCAAGATACCACCCCTGAGCGACGTAATCGTTTTGACTTAGAGCGCATAGTGACTGAGTTTGGTTATCAGTTCACCGATGAGTGGAGTATGGAAGTTGAAATTGAATACGAGCATGGTGGTACTGGGGCATCACTTGCATATGACGGTTTTGATGAGTTTGGCGAGTTTGAATCTGAAATCGAAGCGGGCGGCGAAGTTGTTGTTGAAAAAGCAGAAATCCGTTACCGCCCAAGTAAAGCGTTTGGGGTTAAGTTCGGTAATATTCACCTTCCAATCGGTTTAACTAGCACGCTGCACAAGCCTAATCAGTACCTCACAGTGTTACGTCATAAAAGCGAAGCGGCCATGTTACCGGCAGTGTGGAATGAAAACGGTATCGGTGTTTATGGCGAAATTAGCGACTTTCATTATCAGGCTCAGGTTGTCAGTGGATTAAATTCAGAATACTTCCGTACCTATGACTGGGCTGCTTCTGGGCATCAAAAGCGTTTTGAGCATGTTAACGGTGATGACTTAGCGTTTGCTGGTCGTTTGGATTACGGTAACTTTAAAACGGGTAGCGCTGTAGGTGTGGCTTATTATTATGGTAATACTTCAGGTAACCGCCATAAAAGCAATAAGTTAGATGTTGATGGTGCAATGAGTATTGTGTCCGTTGCTGGCGCATTTGTTGAAGGCCCATGGATTCTACGTGGCCAGTATCTTTACGGCACGTTAGACAATAGTGATGCGATTACGCAAGCCAACAAAACTACCCCTGGATTACGCCCAGGTAACTTTGCCCAACTAGGTTCTGAATCTCAGTCTTTCTTTGTTGAAGCCGGTGTCAAGCTGGATAGCTGGATCAATGTGCCGATTACCGCATTTGCCAACATCGATTATTCAAATCCGCTTATGGCGGTTGAAACAGGCACTGCCACTAAGCGTTTTGAAAACACTTGGAGCAGCGTAGGTATCAATTATTTCCCTATTCCTGAGATTGTGATTAAGGCAGAAGGCGGCTTACATCAAGTTGCTGTGGCCAGCATTCCGGATACTCACTTTTTCGCCTTAGGCGTTGGGTACCAATTTTCTTTATAA
- a CDS encoding MFS transporter, producing the protein MTFVMSMVFAVWQALLNNFVIERAAFTGAEIGILQSLREVPGFLAFTAVFVLLLIREQAFALISLALLCIGVGITGFFPDVLGLYLTTILMSIGFHYFETINQSLTLQWVDKTEAPGFMGKALAWRSAAALIGYGSIWLVMTWLKLDYIWMYLIIGALGLIMVLIMGLYFPRFNISETQHKHLLMRKRYWLYYLLTFFSGARRQIFMVFAGFMMVEKFGYSVAEITALFLINYVVNLFFAPAIGKLIGRIGERYALIFEYVGLIIVFISYAYVENARMAAGLYVIDHLLFAMAIAMKTYFQKIADKQDIASTMSVSFTINHIAAVIIPVLLGMLWLSSPKYVFFIGAGFAVCSLLLAFNVPKYPKPGFETYWPKTHE; encoded by the coding sequence ATGACGTTTGTGATGTCGATGGTTTTTGCGGTATGGCAAGCCTTGTTAAATAACTTTGTGATTGAAAGAGCGGCGTTTACTGGTGCTGAAATAGGCATATTGCAAAGCTTACGAGAAGTGCCTGGATTTTTGGCATTTACAGCGGTTTTTGTATTGCTGTTGATCCGCGAACAGGCTTTTGCCCTTATATCGCTGGCATTATTATGTATCGGTGTGGGTATAACTGGATTTTTTCCCGACGTACTTGGGCTTTATCTCACCACAATTTTAATGTCGATAGGCTTTCATTATTTTGAAACCATCAACCAATCATTAACATTGCAATGGGTAGACAAAACCGAAGCTCCAGGATTTATGGGTAAAGCACTCGCATGGCGATCTGCCGCCGCATTAATCGGATATGGCAGTATTTGGTTAGTGATGACATGGCTAAAACTTGACTACATTTGGATGTATTTAATCATTGGCGCCTTAGGACTAATAATGGTGCTAATAATGGGCCTGTATTTCCCTCGTTTTAATATTAGCGAAACACAGCACAAACATTTATTAATGCGTAAACGTTATTGGTTATATTATTTACTGACCTTTTTTTCCGGTGCCCGTCGGCAAATATTTATGGTGTTTGCCGGTTTTATGATGGTCGAAAAATTTGGCTATTCGGTAGCAGAAATTACCGCTTTATTCTTAATTAACTATGTGGTTAATTTATTTTTCGCCCCCGCTATTGGAAAGCTGATTGGCCGTATTGGCGAGCGTTACGCACTAATATTTGAATATGTCGGCTTAATTATTGTTTTCATCAGCTATGCCTATGTAGAAAATGCCCGTATGGCTGCAGGTTTGTATGTGATCGATCATTTATTGTTTGCCATGGCAATCGCAATGAAGACCTACTTTCAAAAAATTGCTGATAAACAAGACATTGCATCAACCATGTCGGTTAGCTTCACCATTAACCATATTGCTGCAGTGATCATCCCCGTATTACTGGGTATGCTGTGGTTAAGCTCGCCTAAATATGTATTTTTCATCGGAGCTGGGTTTGCAGTATGTTCTTTATTGCTGGCCTTTAATGTGCCCAAATATCCTAAACCAGGGTTTGAAACTTATTGGCCTAAAACACATGAATAA
- a CDS encoding TIGR03899 family protein yields MSEPDNNPTEVDIQATDTVNMSARKKALLLGRILGLASEDDYRPSSASIAERAQHRQRKQLSAYQANLENIFSLALNYTPSDVTGVDLDADWSHQFFQMAEQIHNRKMQDLWARILASEIVSPGNFSLRSLSVLKQFTFREALIIEKALGMSVKIGADTRYKLLSGYRINGGVKQYFRKNNQVNIPLSQYGLPYSNILTLIDTGVLHNSEFETGLLDPKVTLPMQFVHDNFNLQPMSQHLLFTYYRFTTTGDEICQLIAAKQDNGFTQMLKGILQQDFNIS; encoded by the coding sequence ATGTCTGAACCAGACAACAACCCAACTGAAGTGGATATACAGGCAACTGACACGGTTAATATGTCTGCACGCAAAAAAGCCTTGTTATTGGGACGCATATTAGGGCTAGCCAGTGAAGATGATTATCGGCCATCAAGTGCATCGATCGCCGAACGCGCGCAGCATCGCCAACGCAAACAGCTAAGTGCATACCAAGCCAATCTGGAAAATATTTTTTCGCTGGCATTAAATTACACCCCTTCGGACGTAACCGGTGTCGATCTAGATGCCGATTGGAGCCATCAATTTTTTCAGATGGCAGAGCAAATTCATAATCGTAAGATGCAGGACTTATGGGCACGAATTCTCGCCAGTGAAATAGTGTCTCCAGGCAATTTTAGCCTTAGGTCACTGTCGGTGCTAAAACAGTTTACATTTCGTGAAGCACTTATTATCGAGAAAGCCTTAGGCATGTCGGTCAAAATTGGCGCTGATACCCGTTATAAATTACTCAGTGGTTATCGAATTAATGGCGGAGTGAAACAATATTTTCGTAAAAATAATCAAGTCAACATCCCGCTATCTCAATATGGGCTACCTTACTCCAACATTTTAACCTTGATAGATACAGGGGTGCTCCATAACAGTGAGTTCGAAACAGGGCTGCTTGACCCCAAAGTCACATTACCAATGCAATTTGTGCATGATAATTTTAATCTTCAACCAATGAGCCAACATCTATTGTTTACTTATTATCGTTTCACCACCACCGGCGATGAAATTTGTCAGCTTATCGCAGCTAAGCAAGATAATGGCTTCACTCAAATGTTAAAAGGGATATTGCAGCAGGATTTTAATATAAGCTAA
- a CDS encoding type 1 glutamine amidotransferase domain-containing protein, which translates to MKVLMVLTSHDKLGDTGHKTGFWLEELAAPYYLFKDKQVEVVLASPLGGQPPLDPKSDEVDFQTESTKRFKLDTAAQQQLATTLVLSTVNVADYDAVFYPGGHGPLWDLAEDRTSIALIENAVKLDKVLGLVCHAPGALKHAKNADGTSIVKGKKVTGFTNGEEDAVQLTDIVPFLVEDMLIANGADYVKTDDWHPFAQVDGKLVTGQNPASSELVAHHMLTLLS; encoded by the coding sequence ATGAAAGTATTAATGGTATTAACATCGCACGACAAATTGGGCGATACAGGTCATAAAACCGGTTTCTGGCTAGAAGAATTAGCCGCGCCATATTATCTGTTCAAAGACAAGCAAGTGGAAGTGGTACTGGCGTCTCCTTTAGGCGGCCAACCACCGTTAGACCCTAAAAGTGATGAAGTGGATTTTCAAACTGAATCAACCAAACGTTTTAAATTAGACACAGCTGCTCAGCAGCAACTGGCTACCACCTTAGTGTTGTCGACGGTGAATGTTGCCGATTACGATGCAGTATTTTACCCAGGTGGCCATGGTCCTTTGTGGGATTTAGCCGAAGACCGCACGTCAATTGCATTAATTGAAAATGCGGTAAAACTAGACAAGGTATTAGGCTTAGTTTGTCATGCACCTGGTGCGCTAAAGCATGCTAAGAATGCTGATGGCACCTCTATTGTTAAAGGCAAAAAAGTCACTGGTTTTACTAATGGCGAAGAAGATGCGGTGCAGTTAACCGACATAGTGCCATTTTTAGTCGAAGACATGTTAATTGCCAATGGCGCAGATTATGTCAAGACAGATGACTGGCATCCATTTGCGCAGGTTGATGGTAAATTAGTGACCGGCCAAAACCCGGCATCATCTGAGCTAGTGGCGCACCATATGTTGACGCTTTTAAGCTAG